In a single window of the Anaerotruncus rubiinfantis genome:
- a CDS encoding BCCT family transporter, with the protein MTKKLDKLLIGVSLVVVFAVVACLYVAPEASQNVANGIFGTLTDMFGSLTLMFAFFGILLLVGVSFSKYGKIKLGDGKPEYSTFKWVAMMMSCGLGSATCYWAFIEWAYYIGTPGLGIDPGSQAAFEMAVPYTMFHWGISAWTLYALVGIPVAYHFHVRKNKGLSLSGIVSAITGLKPNGIVCRIVDVLFIFICFGGLSITLGVSVPLVTQVLCSVIGIQPTFVMNIVIIVALSIIYSLSSYIGIQKGMAKISDWNLKLVIIFVIGVLVCGPTLFIIGNFTQSFGLMFQNFIHMSLFTDPIGKTGFPEAWTIFYWLYWITYAPFTGIFIAKVSKGRTIRSVVANTLISGSVGCFLYFGVLGSLSLHRQINGMVDMVGMLANGEDTLAIVQVMRSLPFGAVFMVMFCISSLLFLATTLDGAAFTMASTSSPGLKNSEDPNPFLRLFWCIMLSLVPLTMILINANLNTIKTCAIITATPIIFVMLLLLYGWMRWMKKDYGRIPAYKMEQMFLDEEAAEEAVKEG; encoded by the coding sequence ATGACAAAGAAACTGGATAAATTGCTGATCGGCGTCAGCCTGGTCGTCGTCTTTGCGGTCGTGGCATGCCTTTATGTCGCGCCGGAGGCGTCCCAGAATGTGGCGAACGGCATTTTCGGCACTCTGACCGACATGTTCGGTTCCCTGACCCTGATGTTCGCATTTTTCGGCATTCTGCTGCTGGTGGGCGTATCCTTCAGCAAATACGGCAAGATCAAGCTCGGCGACGGAAAGCCGGAGTATTCCACCTTTAAATGGGTCGCCATGATGATGTCCTGCGGACTCGGCTCCGCGACCTGCTATTGGGCGTTTATTGAGTGGGCCTATTACATCGGCACCCCGGGCCTCGGCATCGACCCCGGCTCGCAGGCGGCTTTTGAGATGGCTGTCCCATACACCATGTTCCACTGGGGCATCAGCGCCTGGACACTTTATGCGCTGGTCGGCATCCCGGTCGCCTACCACTTCCATGTCCGCAAAAACAAAGGACTGAGCCTGTCGGGCATCGTCAGCGCGATCACCGGCCTCAAACCGAACGGAATCGTCTGCCGGATCGTCGATGTGCTTTTCATCTTCATCTGCTTCGGCGGCCTTTCGATCACGCTGGGCGTTTCGGTCCCGCTGGTCACACAGGTGCTCTGCTCGGTCATCGGCATCCAGCCGACCTTTGTGATGAATATTGTGATCATCGTCGCCCTTTCGATCATCTATTCGCTGTCCTCTTACATTGGCATCCAGAAGGGGATGGCGAAGATCTCCGACTGGAATCTCAAGCTGGTCATCATCTTCGTGATCGGCGTGCTGGTCTGCGGACCGACCCTCTTCATCATCGGCAACTTCACCCAGTCGTTCGGCCTGATGTTCCAGAACTTCATCCATATGAGCCTCTTCACCGACCCGATCGGCAAGACCGGGTTCCCGGAAGCCTGGACCATCTTCTACTGGCTCTATTGGATCACCTATGCGCCGTTCACCGGCATCTTTATTGCGAAGGTCTCCAAAGGCCGCACCATCCGTTCGGTTGTTGCGAACACCCTGATCTCCGGCAGCGTCGGCTGTTTCCTCTACTTTGGCGTGCTTGGCAGCCTTTCGCTGCACCGGCAGATCAATGGCATGGTCGACATGGTCGGCATGCTGGCAAATGGGGAAGATACCCTTGCGATTGTCCAGGTGATGCGTTCGCTGCCGTTTGGGGCGGTCTTTATGGTGATGTTCTGCATCAGCTCGCTGCTCTTTTTGGCAACCACCCTTGACGGCGCGGCCTTCACAATGGCTTCAACCTCCAGCCCGGGACTTAAGAACAGCGAGGACCCGAATCCATTCCTGCGTCTGTTCTGGTGCATCATGCTTTCGCTCGTTCCGCTGACTATGATTCTGATCAACGCAAACCTCAACACCATCAAAACCTGCGCAATCATTACCGCAACCCCCATTATTTTTGTCATGCTGCTTCTGCTCTACGGCTGGATGCGCTGGATGAAGAAAGATTACGGCAGAATCCCGGCCTATAAGATGGAGCAGATGTTCCTGGATGAAGAAGCAGCGGAGGAGGCAGTCAAGGAAGGATGA
- a CDS encoding aldo/keto reductase: protein MGGVSYRRMPDGTQVSLLGFGCMRLPRLYEDRQDIDAKAAQEMIDYAIAQGINYFDTAWPYHQGMSEPFLGEALSKHPRNSFFLASKLPTWDINCAEDVDRIFNQQLERCRVDHFDFYLIHNFVAEYFEREENCRIYQKLLEKKRAGQIRYLGFSFHDVPKVLEQVADKYAWDFAQIQLNYLDWELQNAKRQYEILESRSIPVIVMEPVRGGALASLSEPALKLLHEANPEQSPASWALRFAASFPGVLTVLSGMSDFAQVKENIQTMSAPSPLTEADRELLERVCTAYLSAGTIPCTGCRYCMDCPAGVDIPKVFAIYNQYCIFHQQLAFERTYGYLTERQKASACVDCKSCVPRCPQGIDIPARLREVADAIANLPQD, encoded by the coding sequence ATGGGCGGCGTATCTTACCGGCGTATGCCGGATGGAACACAGGTCTCCCTGCTGGGCTTTGGATGTATGCGCCTTCCGCGCCTTTACGAGGACAGACAGGACATCGACGCGAAAGCCGCGCAGGAGATGATCGACTACGCAATCGCCCAGGGGATCAATTATTTCGACACCGCCTGGCCATATCATCAGGGAATGTCCGAACCCTTCCTGGGCGAAGCGCTCTCGAAGCACCCGCGGAACAGCTTTTTCCTTGCAAGCAAGCTGCCGACCTGGGACATCAACTGCGCGGAGGATGTGGACCGCATCTTCAACCAGCAGCTCGAACGCTGCCGGGTGGATCATTTCGATTTCTATCTCATCCACAATTTCGTCGCTGAATATTTTGAACGTGAGGAAAACTGCCGCATCTACCAGAAGCTGCTGGAGAAAAAGCGGGCCGGGCAGATCCGGTATCTCGGCTTTTCGTTTCACGACGTACCAAAGGTGCTCGAACAGGTCGCGGACAAATATGCGTGGGATTTCGCGCAGATCCAGTTAAACTACCTCGACTGGGAACTGCAAAACGCGAAACGCCAATATGAGATTCTCGAAAGCCGTTCGATCCCGGTCATTGTAATGGAACCTGTGCGCGGCGGCGCGCTGGCCTCCCTGAGCGAACCGGCGCTGAAGCTTTTGCACGAAGCGAACCCCGAACAGAGCCCGGCTTCCTGGGCGCTGCGGTTCGCCGCTTCCTTCCCGGGCGTGCTCACTGTCCTCAGCGGCATGTCCGATTTTGCTCAGGTAAAGGAAAATATCCAAACCATGTCGGCCCCCTCTCCGCTCACCGAAGCGGACCGGGAACTGCTCGAGCGGGTCTGCACTGCTTACCTGTCCGCCGGGACCATCCCCTGTACCGGCTGCCGGTATTGCATGGACTGCCCGGCAGGGGTCGATATCCCAAAGGTCTTTGCTATCTATAACCAGTACTGCATCTTCCATCAGCAGCTCGCTTTCGAGCGCACCTACGGTTACCTGACCGAACGGCAGAAAGCATCCGCATGCGTGGACTGCAAAAGCTGCGTCCCGCGCTGCCCCCAGGGGATCGATATCCCGGCGCGGCTGCGGGAAGTGGCCGATGCAATTGCAAATCTGCCGCAGGACTGA
- a CDS encoding mandelate racemase/muconate lactonizing enzyme family protein, which translates to MKITDVEVICLRVPAFDEPCEWGDDAFIVKVHTDEGITGIGESDTSPMVARAMIEAPESNLYSGGLKRLIIGENPLEIQKLWDKMYWASNYNGRRGLGIHAMSAVDIALWDIASQYYRTPIHMLLGGKYRDKIRAYGTFIPADTPEENRVLAADLKKQGFTSLKFGGGILGDDPDTDEAIVAAVRDELGENFEMQIDIATKWRTYGASVSMFKRMEKYNLNWIEEPILGDDLKGYAKLSGMCGIKISGGESLTTRYEFNDFLRGAQPDIVQPDITRCGGISEMRKIYDLAEMNGTKLIPHGFSTGILLAATVQFLASTEHGDLMEYSQSTSPLFTGLVKNLIPFENGYVTVPDCIGLGVELDEDMIDKYRMA; encoded by the coding sequence ATGAAAATTACCGATGTGGAGGTCATCTGCCTGCGCGTACCGGCCTTTGACGAGCCGTGCGAATGGGGGGATGACGCGTTCATTGTGAAGGTGCACACCGACGAGGGAATCACCGGGATCGGAGAGAGCGACACCTCGCCGATGGTGGCCCGCGCAATGATCGAGGCGCCGGAATCGAACCTTTACAGCGGCGGCCTCAAACGCCTGATCATTGGGGAGAACCCGCTGGAAATCCAGAAACTCTGGGACAAGATGTACTGGGCCAGCAACTACAACGGGCGCCGGGGACTTGGCATCCATGCGATGAGCGCGGTCGATATCGCGCTGTGGGATATTGCGTCCCAGTATTACCGCACGCCGATCCATATGCTGCTCGGCGGGAAATACCGCGATAAAATCCGTGCTTACGGCACCTTTATCCCGGCGGATACGCCGGAAGAAAACCGTGTGCTCGCGGCGGATCTCAAAAAACAGGGCTTCACCAGCCTCAAATTCGGCGGCGGCATCCTGGGGGACGATCCGGACACCGACGAAGCGATCGTTGCGGCGGTGCGCGACGAACTCGGTGAAAATTTTGAGATGCAGATCGACATCGCGACCAAATGGCGCACCTACGGCGCTTCCGTTTCGATGTTCAAACGGATGGAAAAGTATAACCTCAACTGGATCGAGGAGCCGATCCTGGGCGATGACCTCAAAGGCTATGCGAAGCTCTCCGGCATGTGCGGCATCAAGATTTCGGGCGGCGAAAGCCTGACCACCCGCTACGAGTTCAACGACTTCCTGCGCGGCGCGCAGCCGGACATCGTTCAGCCGGATATCACCCGCTGCGGCGGCATCAGCGAAATGCGCAAGATCTACGACCTGGCTGAGATGAACGGCACCAAGCTGATCCCGCATGGATTCTCGACCGGTATCCTGCTGGCGGCGACGGTGCAGTTTTTGGCCTCCACCGAGCATGGAGACCTGATGGAATACAGCCAGAGCACCAGTCCGCTGTTCACCGGCCTTGTCAAGAACCTGATCCCCTTCGAAAACGGTTATGTCACAGTCCCTGACTGCATCGGGCTTGGGGTAGAACTCGACGAGGACATGATCGATAAGTACAGAATGGCTTAA
- a CDS encoding TRAP transporter small permease — MEEKKIPWYDKIEKSVIIVLFTCMVAIIGFTVFSRYIFGYTPSWAEQASRIMFIWISFAGVSWAGATGAHLRVTAVTMFAGEKVSKIFLLIGDLITMGFGLFIAYKMLFIIQTVVEKGQTFASMQWLPAWILYVPAVAGMIGLPARIIQTRYRAYKQAKNEAVEGGSN; from the coding sequence ATGGAAGAGAAAAAAATCCCTTGGTATGACAAAATAGAGAAATCGGTTATCATCGTGCTCTTTACCTGCATGGTTGCAATCATCGGTTTCACCGTTTTTTCCCGTTATATTTTCGGATATACGCCGTCCTGGGCTGAGCAGGCGAGCCGTATTATGTTTATCTGGATCAGCTTCGCCGGCGTGAGCTGGGCAGGTGCCACCGGCGCGCATCTTCGCGTGACCGCTGTCACCATGTTCGCAGGCGAAAAGGTCAGCAAGATCTTCCTGCTGATCGGCGACCTCATCACCATGGGCTTTGGTCTGTTTATCGCTTACAAGATGCTGTTCATCATTCAGACCGTCGTTGAAAAAGGCCAGACCTTTGCTTCGATGCAGTGGCTGCCCGCGTGGATCCTTTATGTTCCCGCTGTGGCCGGCATGATCGGTCTGCCCGCCCGTATCATTCAGACCAGATACCGGGCCTATAAACAAGCAAAAAATGAAGCAGTAGAGGGAGGGAGCAACTAA
- a CDS encoding UxaA family hydrolase → MKRFIRMNEKDMVATALEDTHKGEEAGIHDADNNFLCSVTALEDIPFGNKIALTGAVPGDRVVKYGAVIGECTRAFQKGMLVHVHNVKSLAVDIPPAFKKEIMRQMHITVEEDGK, encoded by the coding sequence ATGAAACGTTTTATTCGTATGAATGAAAAGGATATGGTTGCCACCGCGCTGGAGGATACCCATAAGGGCGAAGAAGCCGGCATCCACGACGCGGACAACAATTTCCTTTGCAGCGTCACCGCGCTGGAGGATATCCCCTTCGGCAACAAGATCGCGCTTACGGGCGCTGTGCCGGGAGACCGGGTCGTCAAATACGGCGCGGTCATCGGGGAATGTACCCGCGCGTTCCAGAAGGGGATGCTGGTGCATGTCCACAATGTAAAAAGCCTGGCGGTGGATATCCCGCCCGCCTTCAAAAAAGAGATCATGCGGCAGATGCATATCACGGTCGAGGAGGATGGGAAATGA
- a CDS encoding putative quinol monooxygenase, translating to MLVIVSKNCVLEGRKAEYLKLARELQEKSQAEDGNLEYLLYEDTRDENVLTFIEKWRDQAAIDRHNASEHFTRIVPQLGELKDKSRCDLRIYKAAEFR from the coding sequence GTGTTAGTAATTGTGTCAAAGAATTGTGTCCTCGAAGGCAGGAAGGCGGAATATCTCAAGCTCGCACGGGAGCTGCAGGAAAAAAGCCAGGCCGAGGACGGCAATCTCGAATATCTCCTTTACGAAGACACCCGGGACGAAAACGTCCTGACCTTCATTGAAAAATGGAGGGATCAGGCCGCCATCGACCGTCACAACGCATCCGAGCATTTCACCCGGATCGTCCCGCAGCTTGGCGAGCTCAAAGATAAAAGCAGATGCGACCTTCGGATTTACAAGGCCGCAGAGTTCCGATGA
- the larA gene encoding nickel-dependent lactate racemase has protein sequence MMQIELPYGKGKLTVQIPDERIQTVIHSRLDSFQPGKDEYEIVREAMQNPIGTKSLRELARGKQKVVIIASDHTRPVPSKIIMPLMLSEIRAGNPQADITILIATGCHRGTTREELAAKFGDEIIEREKIVVHDCADESMMREIAVLPSGGKLIVNKMALEADLLVAEGFIEPHFFAGFSGGRKSVLPGIASRQTVHANHCSAFIADPHARTGILEGNPIHRDMIFAAKEAKLAFIVNVVINSKQQVIGAFAGDCDKAHLAGANFVGDLCRAPACPADIVITTNNGYPLDQNAYQAVKGMTAAEATCNQGGVIIMVAKCEDGIGGDSFYKTFAENPSAEKLMEQFLAIPQDETIVDQWQSQIFARVLMKCKVVFVSSLDPQTVRGLHMTPAASIEEALQKADQLLGRSGAKITVIPEGISNIIRE, from the coding sequence ATTATGCAAATTGAACTGCCATATGGAAAAGGCAAACTTACCGTGCAAATCCCGGACGAGCGCATTCAAACGGTGATCCACAGCCGGCTGGATTCCTTCCAGCCCGGCAAGGACGAGTATGAAATCGTACGTGAGGCCATGCAAAACCCGATCGGTACAAAATCCCTGCGTGAACTCGCGCGCGGTAAACAAAAGGTTGTCATCATCGCGAGCGATCACACCCGCCCAGTGCCGAGCAAGATCATCATGCCGCTCATGCTTTCGGAAATCCGCGCCGGGAATCCGCAGGCCGACATCACCATCCTGATCGCCACCGGCTGCCACCGCGGAACCACCCGCGAAGAACTCGCCGCCAAATTCGGCGACGAGATTATTGAGCGGGAAAAGATCGTGGTGCACGACTGCGCCGATGAAAGCATGATGCGCGAGATCGCGGTTCTGCCTTCCGGCGGAAAACTCATTGTCAATAAAATGGCTCTCGAAGCTGATCTGCTGGTGGCCGAAGGATTCATTGAGCCGCATTTCTTCGCGGGCTTTTCGGGCGGACGCAAAAGCGTCCTGCCAGGCATCGCTTCACGGCAGACGGTGCATGCGAATCACTGTTCCGCTTTCATCGCGGACCCGCACGCGCGCACCGGCATCCTCGAGGGCAATCCGATCCATCGGGACATGATCTTTGCCGCGAAAGAGGCGAAGCTTGCTTTCATTGTAAATGTGGTTATCAATTCGAAACAGCAGGTCATCGGCGCCTTTGCCGGCGACTGTGACAAGGCGCATCTGGCGGGCGCAAACTTCGTGGGCGATCTCTGCCGCGCGCCGGCTTGCCCCGCCGACATTGTCATCACCACCAACAACGGCTATCCGCTCGACCAGAACGCCTACCAGGCGGTCAAGGGAATGACCGCGGCTGAAGCGACCTGCAACCAGGGCGGGGTCATCATCATGGTCGCCAAGTGCGAGGACGGCATCGGCGGGGATTCGTTCTACAAAACCTTCGCGGAGAACCCCTCCGCCGAGAAGCTGATGGAGCAGTTCCTCGCCATTCCCCAGGACGAAACGATCGTCGACCAGTGGCAGTCGCAGATTTTTGCCCGCGTGCTGATGAAATGCAAAGTTGTCTTTGTCAGCAGCCTTGACCCCCAAACCGTCCGCGGGCTGCATATGACCCCGGCGGCGTCGATCGAAGAAGCGCTTCAAAAAGCGGACCAGCTGCTTGGACGCAGCGGCGCGAAGATCACCGTGATTCCGGAGGGCATCTCGAACATTATCCGCGAATAA
- a CDS encoding CdaR family transcriptional regulator yields MKISRATAMKIVTELESIIHQDINVVDASAHIIAGTTPSRIGSFHGATQKLLSEKLPVLKIYHDEEYEGTRRGINLPLEIEGETVGVIGVTGDCDEVEPYGRIIKKMTEILLLDDYLKEQKSRARNTRNRFVQEWVFGEAHKINQEFFNLGLTMDIDISRARRVLVASASANQRESNYVVSQAVIDSIERVIEKILQEDPQNLSLINGSKFVWLVTDRPDKRILELVSLIRREVFTSCGVHLKVGADSLCTSAEQVRDGYRRAEKALWGSRHSTGHGEVTFYDDIGMELFVNDIPEKSRQEFIHKVFRGCSDEEIDQWVSLLSTFFSCNGSIGQTAQKLFLHKNTLQYRLNKLRERTGYDPRNLEDSSLFYIAIVFYESDSGI; encoded by the coding sequence ATGAAAATATCCAGAGCAACGGCGATGAAAATCGTGACCGAGCTGGAAAGCATCATCCATCAGGACATCAATGTTGTCGATGCAAGCGCTCATATCATCGCAGGCACAACCCCTTCGCGCATTGGAAGCTTTCACGGAGCGACACAGAAGCTGCTCTCCGAAAAGCTTCCCGTGCTGAAGATCTACCACGACGAAGAATACGAGGGCACCCGCAGGGGCATCAATCTGCCGCTCGAAATCGAAGGCGAAACAGTGGGTGTCATCGGCGTCACTGGTGACTGCGACGAGGTGGAGCCATACGGCCGGATCATCAAAAAGATGACGGAAATCCTGCTGCTGGACGACTATCTCAAAGAACAGAAAAGCCGCGCGCGCAACACCCGCAACCGTTTTGTACAGGAGTGGGTATTCGGTGAAGCGCACAAGATCAATCAGGAGTTTTTCAATCTTGGCCTCACCATGGACATCGACATCTCCCGTGCCCGCAGGGTCCTGGTGGCTTCGGCTTCCGCAAACCAGCGGGAAAGCAATTATGTTGTCAGCCAGGCAGTCATTGATTCGATCGAGCGCGTCATCGAAAAGATCCTGCAGGAGGACCCCCAAAACCTCTCTCTGATCAACGGTTCAAAATTTGTCTGGCTTGTGACCGACCGGCCGGATAAACGGATTCTTGAGCTGGTTTCACTGATCCGCAGGGAAGTTTTCACCTCCTGCGGCGTGCATCTGAAGGTGGGGGCGGACAGCCTGTGCACCAGCGCCGAGCAGGTGCGCGACGGCTACCGCCGTGCGGAAAAGGCGCTGTGGGGATCGCGGCATTCGACCGGCCACGGAGAAGTCACCTTCTATGATGATATCGGTATGGAGCTGTTTGTCAACGACATCCCTGAAAAATCCAGGCAGGAGTTTATCCACAAGGTTTTTCGCGGCTGTTCCGATGAGGAAATCGATCAGTGGGTCAGCCTGCTCTCCACCTTTTTTTCCTGCAATGGCTCGATCGGACAGACCGCCCAAAAGCTTTTTCTGCACAAGAACACCCTGCAATACCGACTGAATAAGCTGCGGGAACGCACCGGGTACGACCCGCGCAACCTTGAAGACTCCTCCCTCTTTTATATCGCGATCGTATTTTATGAAAGCGACAGCGGAATTTGA
- a CDS encoding TRAP transporter substrate-binding protein — protein MKKRILSVMALALVAAMCLAACGTPPTVSAPSSSAAPAASAAGDASAPADTPAPAADAITLRIGHVVADGTNIDRGLDHFAELVAQKSNGGIVVEIYPNSALGGNREMCEQLQMGTLDMAAPSTAFLSAFTDKTALFDLPYLFKSEKAAWEVMDGEIGQQINADLLPAGFVNLGWLTQSWRHVTCNNEVHKPADMKGLKIRVMDSPMHIAHFNALGASAVPMAFSEVYTALQQKTIDAQENPYSNIKMSRFDEVQKYIIETGHIYDPCPFLMSEKTWEKLSADQQAILSECAKEAIDWERQIAIEMDEEIKAEILAGGKTQIVELTDEERAEFRAAAQPVYDEFGPKIGEDVIAKVEEINAKY, from the coding sequence ATGAAAAAGAGAATCTTATCTGTAATGGCTCTCGCACTGGTAGCCGCGATGTGTCTGGCGGCCTGCGGCACTCCGCCAACCGTTTCCGCTCCGTCCTCGAGCGCCGCACCCGCGGCCTCCGCAGCTGGAGACGCCTCGGCTCCTGCGGACACCCCTGCCCCTGCTGCTGACGCCATCACCCTGAGAATCGGACACGTTGTTGCCGACGGCACCAACATCGACAGAGGTCTGGATCATTTCGCAGAGCTGGTTGCTCAGAAGTCCAACGGCGGCATCGTCGTTGAGATCTATCCGAACTCTGCGCTCGGCGGCAACCGTGAAATGTGCGAGCAGCTCCAGATGGGCACCCTCGACATGGCGGCCCCGTCCACTGCTTTCCTCTCGGCTTTCACCGACAAGACCGCGCTGTTCGACCTGCCCTACCTCTTTAAATCTGAAAAAGCGGCCTGGGAAGTCATGGATGGCGAAATCGGCCAGCAGATCAATGCGGACCTGCTCCCTGCCGGCTTTGTAAACCTTGGCTGGCTGACCCAGAGCTGGCGCCATGTCACCTGCAACAATGAAGTTCATAAGCCGGCTGACATGAAGGGCCTGAAGATCCGCGTTATGGACAGCCCGATGCACATCGCGCACTTCAACGCACTGGGCGCTTCCGCAGTCCCGATGGCGTTCTCCGAGGTTTACACCGCTCTGCAGCAGAAGACCATCGACGCGCAGGAGAACCCGTACTCCAACATCAAGATGTCCCGTTTTGACGAGGTTCAGAAGTACATCATCGAAACCGGTCACATCTACGATCCCTGCCCGTTCCTGATGTCCGAAAAGACCTGGGAAAAACTGAGCGCAGACCAGCAGGCCATCCTCTCCGAATGCGCCAAAGAGGCGATCGACTGGGAGCGTCAGATCGCAATCGAAATGGACGAAGAGATCAAAGCGGAGATCCTCGCCGGCGGCAAAACGCAGATTGTTGAGCTGACCGATGAAGAACGCGCTGAGTTCCGTGCCGCTGCGCAGCCGGTTTACGACGAATTTGGCCCGAAGATCGGCGAAGACGTCATCGCCAAGGTCGAAGAGATCAACGCGAAGTATTAA
- a CDS encoding sigma-54 interaction domain-containing protein has protein sequence MPKYSDHIHGMDFDTFFSIVDAMYDELLIYDGNYNIVYINQACARHYCCTPNQMIGKSFFDFVNNDWWGPSILPIIYREKKAYAIKQKTYVGSELLTIAVPLFDENNEIRFVVMNVRDQVNDIDLYNPHYISKEYKLDTKFVPVAESDEMKKALSLAEKVSGVDVTCILTGESGTGKTMIARYMHSISPRREKPFISLNCASIPADLLESELFGYVSGAFTGAQSGGKKGLLEAADTGTLLLDEVSELSLSAQAKLLHVIQDKEFIPVGGRRPVKVDVRMIAATNKNLRNMVEMGQFREDLYYRLNVVEIYIPPLRKRRRDIEPLILYYLNHFCTKYGVTRQLSESALKVLTEYEWKGNVRELRHLIERLVVTIDSLLIDVTHLPKNMFGIVDTGDMPAPGGDEGTFEEKLATYESYLVCDAYQKCGSSRKLAEYLGVSQTKANNLIRKYVRSV, from the coding sequence ATGCCAAAATATTCCGACCATATCCACGGGATGGACTTTGACACATTCTTTTCCATTGTCGACGCGATGTACGATGAGCTGCTGATCTATGACGGCAACTATAACATCGTCTATATCAACCAGGCCTGCGCGCGCCACTATTGCTGTACCCCCAACCAGATGATCGGCAAATCGTTTTTTGACTTTGTCAACAACGACTGGTGGGGCCCCTCCATCCTTCCCATCATCTACCGGGAGAAAAAAGCCTACGCCATCAAACAGAAAACCTACGTGGGCAGCGAGCTGCTCACCATCGCGGTTCCGCTGTTCGACGAGAACAACGAAATCCGCTTCGTCGTGATGAACGTACGGGATCAGGTCAACGACATCGACCTTTATAATCCCCACTACATCTCCAAGGAATATAAGCTCGACACCAAATTTGTCCCGGTCGCCGAAAGCGACGAAATGAAAAAGGCTCTCTCTCTGGCGGAAAAGGTTTCCGGGGTGGACGTCACCTGCATCCTCACCGGCGAATCCGGCACCGGCAAGACAATGATTGCCCGCTATATGCATTCGATCAGCCCGCGCCGGGAAAAACCGTTCATCAGCCTCAACTGCGCCAGCATCCCAGCGGACCTTCTGGAAAGCGAGCTGTTTGGCTATGTGAGCGGCGCTTTCACCGGCGCGCAGTCGGGCGGCAAAAAGGGCCTTCTGGAGGCTGCCGACACCGGCACTCTGCTGCTCGATGAAGTTTCGGAACTCTCCCTTTCAGCACAGGCAAAGCTGCTGCACGTCATCCAGGACAAGGAATTCATCCCGGTCGGCGGACGCAGGCCGGTCAAGGTGGACGTCCGGATGATTGCCGCAACCAACAAGAACCTTCGGAACATGGTCGAGATGGGGCAGTTCCGGGAGGATCTCTATTACCGGCTCAACGTGGTGGAAATCTACATTCCTCCGCTGCGCAAGCGCCGCAGGGATATTGAGCCGCTGATTCTCTATTACCTCAACCATTTCTGCACCAAATACGGAGTGACCCGCCAGCTCAGCGAAAGCGCCCTCAAGGTGCTGACCGAATATGAATGGAAGGGCAATGTCCGCGAATTACGGCATCTGATCGAACGGCTGGTGGTCACCATCGACAGCCTGCTCATCGACGTCACCCATCTGCCCAAAAACATGTTCGGCATCGTCGACACCGGCGACATGCCCGCGCCCGGCGGTGATGAGGGCACGTTTGAGGAAAAGCTTGCGACTTACGAGTCCTACCTGGTCTGCGACGCCTATCAGAAATGCGGTTCCTCCCGCAAGCTGGCCGAATACCTCGGCGTCAGCCAGACCAAAGCCAATAATCTCATCCGAAAATATGTACGGTCGGTTTGA